A genomic window from Terriglobia bacterium includes:
- a CDS encoding DUF4129 domain-containing protein, with translation MKQCFLCRVWLVLALLLPAALCASPGAQESGSADPRAAASVSLDPAAFASELRALGAALSEKNIAEERIAALREALPERWQVANGGRQYEIASAPLRTLLDAAEKDTAQRGARVQEAQEWVATLAAQAEGYAAKEPPEDAAARPMLEKILRRSEFSAVRPPGAFEKFQEWLAAQFQRLLERLFSAVGRHPMGGEILFWLVIAGAVVWLAMLVFRFWMERAQLDELETPQSFAATRTWQEWIRAGRQAAGRGDFREAIHSVYWAGIAHLEDRGALPRERTHTPREYLRLLGQAPGGVPAGPPVQRESLEALTARLERVWYGRRTATPEEFRVSLEQVEALGCRLE, from the coding sequence ATGAAACAATGCTTCCTCTGCCGGGTGTGGCTGGTCCTTGCGCTGCTCCTGCCGGCTGCCCTCTGTGCGTCTCCGGGGGCCCAGGAGTCCGGCAGTGCCGACCCGCGTGCTGCTGCCTCCGTTTCGCTGGATCCCGCCGCCTTTGCCTCCGAATTGCGCGCACTGGGCGCTGCGCTCTCAGAAAAAAACATCGCGGAGGAGCGGATTGCGGCGCTGCGCGAGGCTTTGCCGGAGCGCTGGCAGGTCGCCAACGGCGGCCGGCAGTATGAAATCGCGAGCGCGCCGCTGCGCACGCTGCTCGACGCCGCGGAGAAGGACACGGCACAGCGCGGCGCCCGCGTGCAGGAGGCGCAGGAGTGGGTCGCCACGCTCGCCGCGCAGGCCGAGGGCTACGCGGCGAAGGAGCCGCCGGAGGATGCTGCGGCGCGGCCGATGCTGGAGAAGATTCTGCGCCGTTCGGAATTCTCCGCGGTGCGCCCGCCGGGCGCCTTCGAGAAGTTTCAGGAATGGCTCGCCGCGCAGTTCCAGCGCCTGCTGGAACGCCTGTTCTCCGCCGTGGGCCGGCATCCCATGGGTGGCGAAATTCTATTCTGGCTGGTGATCGCGGGGGCGGTGGTGTGGCTGGCGATGCTGGTGTTCCGTTTCTGGATGGAGCGCGCGCAGCTGGACGAACTGGAAACGCCGCAAAGCTTTGCCGCGACGCGCACGTGGCAGGAGTGGATCCGTGCGGGGCGGCAAGCGGCGGGGCGCGGCGATTTCCGGGAGGCGATTCACTCCGTGTACTGGGCGGGAATCGCGCATCTGGAGGACCGCGGGGCGCTGCCGCGGGAACGCACGCATACGCCGCGCGAGTATCTGCGTTTGCTGGGGCAGGCGCCGGGCGGGGTGCCGGCGGGGCCGCCTGTGCAGCGGGAATCGCTGGAGGCGCTGACGGCGCGGCTGGAGCGGGTCTGGTACGGGCGGCGCACCGCCACACCGGAGGAATTTCGCGTGAGCCTGGAGCAAGTGGAGGCGCTGGGATGCCGGCTGGAATAG
- a CDS encoding DUF4350 domain-containing protein, which produces MPAGIDSADRKLLLIAGALLLGMLAVFVAAAPPAGEPRGGLPSTYSSGSGGARAAYLLLQELHNNVQRWEQPPTELPGDAKGALLILADPLFTPSTKEQKALLRFVEGGGQVLFTGGQLEGFFPEAKLTSERPMRDWRTYEAQLPSRYTRGAAKITLRPQAVWNKLDATQLALYGDAQGAVVVIWRIGEGQVLWWAGATPLTNAGITKEGNLGLFLEAVRPPGREASARRLYWDEYFHGQRSSLWSYVAKTPVPMGLVQLALLGFAVLFTFSRRSGPIAQPAGVSRLSPLEFVETLGGLYQRAGAGPAAVGVAYQRFRGLLTRQLRLPPEIADASLAQAAGQRLGQNAGELSGALQRAAEASRASKLAAADALNLVREMETLEQRMGLQKRRKEEKT; this is translated from the coding sequence ATGCCGGCTGGAATAGATTCTGCGGACCGCAAACTCCTGCTGATCGCGGGAGCCTTGCTCCTGGGGATGCTGGCGGTGTTTGTGGCCGCGGCCCCGCCGGCCGGGGAGCCGCGCGGCGGTCTGCCTTCGACCTACTCCTCCGGCTCGGGCGGGGCGCGCGCGGCCTATCTGCTTTTGCAGGAACTTCACAACAATGTGCAGCGCTGGGAGCAGCCGCCGACCGAGTTGCCCGGAGATGCCAAGGGCGCATTGCTGATTCTGGCAGACCCGCTGTTTACGCCCTCCACGAAAGAGCAGAAAGCGCTGTTGCGATTCGTGGAAGGCGGCGGACAGGTGCTGTTCACCGGAGGACAGCTCGAGGGATTTTTCCCGGAGGCGAAACTCACATCCGAACGGCCGATGCGGGATTGGCGGACGTATGAGGCGCAGCTGCCCAGCCGGTACACGCGCGGGGCCGCGAAGATCACGCTGCGTCCCCAGGCGGTGTGGAACAAATTGGATGCCACGCAACTGGCGCTTTACGGAGATGCGCAGGGAGCCGTGGTGGTGATCTGGCGCATCGGCGAGGGGCAGGTGCTGTGGTGGGCGGGAGCCACGCCGCTGACCAACGCGGGGATCACGAAGGAAGGGAATCTCGGCCTGTTCCTGGAGGCAGTTCGGCCGCCTGGCCGGGAAGCCAGTGCGCGGCGGCTGTACTGGGATGAATATTTCCACGGGCAGCGCAGTTCGTTGTGGAGCTACGTGGCGAAGACGCCCGTGCCGATGGGGCTCGTGCAGCTGGCGCTGCTGGGATTCGCGGTGCTGTTCACTTTCAGCCGGCGCAGCGGGCCGATCGCGCAGCCGGCGGGAGTCTCGCGGCTCTCGCCGCTGGAGTTTGTGGAGACGCTGGGCGGGCTGTACCAGCGGGCCGGGGCGGGGCCCGCGGCGGTGGGCGTGGCGTACCAGAGATTCCGCGGGCTGCTGACGCGGCAGTTGCGGCTGCCGCCCGAAATTGCGGACGCGAGCCTGGCGCAGGCGGCTGGGCAGCGCCTGGGACAGAATGCCGGAGAGCTCTCCGGAGCGCTGCAGCGCGCGGCGGAAGCCAGCCGCGCTTCCAAGCTCGCGGCGGCGGACGCGCTGAATCTGGTGCGCGAGATGGAAACGCTGGAGCAACGGATGGGACTGCAGAAACGCCGGAAAGAGGAGAAAACCTGA
- a CDS encoding MoxR family ATPase, whose product MTVENLSRLATQVRAELGKVIIGQREAVDQLLLVLVCGGHALLEGVPGLAKTLAVKVLARICGLDFQRVQCTADLMPGDVMGTNIFNQATSAFTLHRGPVFTDLLLVDEINRTSPRTQAALLEAMEERQVTIDGVRYPLTENFTVLATQNPIEFEGTYPLPEAQLDRFLLKIRIGYPSAEEEAAILERYEQGFDPRHLEQMALAPLEPGLLAAARREIEKIRVEPTLYPYIVALVRRTRDWPALSLGASPRAAIGLFFVARALAGMEGRDFLIPDDIKAAAPPVLRHRLLLKPEADLEGLTADQVIQEVLAGVAVPK is encoded by the coding sequence CTGACCGTGGAAAACTTGTCGCGTCTTGCAACGCAGGTACGGGCTGAACTGGGAAAGGTAATCATTGGCCAGCGCGAGGCCGTCGATCAGCTGCTGCTGGTGCTGGTCTGCGGAGGCCACGCGCTGCTGGAAGGAGTGCCGGGGCTGGCCAAGACGCTGGCGGTGAAAGTGCTGGCGCGCATTTGCGGGCTGGACTTCCAGCGCGTGCAGTGCACGGCGGACCTGATGCCCGGGGACGTCATGGGCACAAACATATTCAACCAGGCGACCAGCGCGTTTACGCTGCATCGCGGGCCGGTCTTCACCGACCTGCTGCTGGTGGACGAGATCAACCGCACCTCGCCGCGGACCCAGGCGGCGCTGCTGGAAGCGATGGAAGAGCGGCAGGTGACGATCGACGGGGTGCGCTACCCGCTGACGGAAAACTTCACGGTGCTGGCGACGCAGAACCCCATCGAGTTCGAAGGCACCTACCCGCTTCCTGAAGCGCAGCTCGACCGCTTCCTGCTGAAGATCCGCATCGGGTATCCCTCGGCGGAGGAGGAAGCGGCGATCCTGGAGCGCTACGAGCAGGGCTTCGATCCACGGCATCTGGAGCAGATGGCGCTCGCGCCGCTGGAGCCCGGGCTGCTGGCGGCGGCGCGGCGGGAGATCGAGAAGATCCGCGTGGAGCCGACACTCTATCCTTATATCGTGGCGCTGGTGCGGCGCACGCGGGACTGGCCGGCGCTGTCCCTGGGAGCCAGCCCGCGCGCAGCTATCGGACTGTTCTTCGTGGCCCGGGCCCTGGCGGGCATGGAGGGGCGGGACTTCCTGATCCCCGACGACATCAAAGCGGCGGCGCCGCCGGTGCTGCGGCACCGCCTGCTGCTCAAACCCGAGGCCGACCTGGAGGGCCTGACAGCGGACCAGGTGATCCAGGAAGTGCTGGCGGGGGTCGCGGTGCCCAAGTGA
- a CDS encoding DUF58 domain-containing protein, with protein sequence MHQDQSLLPPGVSARARPLGRAGFAFGPRFFVGLLLGLVWLGPAWWSPRLIGAMFLWDGLVLAAWVWDLQRLPAPGQLEVRRVWRARPALSVPGTVGIELRNFGKRAVRLRVTDETPLRLRSEPPEMEMAARAGASAEASYAILPAERGDAPLGRIYLRYQSALGLAERWGVADAAQTVCVLPNLEQAKQHTLYLIRSRQVELEKRRRRQRGLGREFDSLRDYREGDEMRDISWKATARHNHLVTRVFQIERSQAVWLVLDAGRLLRAQVQEPGSALRLAKLDYAVNAALSLAQVALHCGDRVGLMAYGRRIQQNVNAGRGPRQVRAIVEALAQVRGEAGEADHGRAAHALLSAQKRRSLIVWITDFAETATLPEVIEYAMQMTPRHLVVFAAMGQPDLTALAEKTPENEEEMFQHVAALEISQRRELLLRGLRQRGVLALELMPGLLASALVNQYLDIKDRSLL encoded by the coding sequence GTGCACCAGGATCAATCATTGCTGCCTCCGGGCGTCTCCGCGCGCGCGCGGCCATTGGGGCGCGCGGGGTTTGCTTTCGGCCCGCGGTTCTTCGTAGGGCTGCTGCTGGGGCTGGTGTGGCTGGGGCCGGCATGGTGGTCCCCACGGCTCATCGGGGCGATGTTCCTGTGGGATGGGCTGGTGCTGGCGGCATGGGTGTGGGATTTGCAGCGGCTGCCGGCGCCGGGGCAACTGGAAGTGCGGCGGGTGTGGCGGGCGCGGCCGGCGCTCAGCGTGCCCGGAACGGTGGGGATCGAGCTGCGCAATTTTGGGAAGAGGGCGGTGCGCCTGCGGGTGACGGACGAAACCCCGCTGCGGCTGCGCAGCGAGCCGCCGGAGATGGAGATGGCCGCGCGCGCCGGGGCGTCCGCGGAAGCGAGCTACGCCATTTTGCCCGCGGAGCGCGGCGATGCGCCGCTGGGGCGCATCTACCTGCGCTACCAGAGCGCGCTGGGTCTGGCCGAGCGCTGGGGCGTGGCGGACGCGGCGCAGACGGTGTGCGTGCTGCCGAACCTGGAGCAGGCCAAGCAGCACACGCTGTACCTGATCCGCAGCCGCCAGGTGGAACTGGAAAAGCGGCGGCGCCGGCAGCGCGGTCTGGGCCGGGAGTTCGACAGCCTGCGCGACTACCGCGAAGGCGACGAGATGCGCGATATCTCCTGGAAGGCCACGGCGCGGCACAACCACCTGGTGACGCGGGTGTTTCAGATCGAGCGCAGCCAGGCGGTGTGGCTGGTGCTGGATGCGGGGCGGCTGCTGCGGGCGCAGGTGCAGGAGCCAGGGAGCGCGCTGCGGCTGGCGAAGCTGGATTACGCGGTGAACGCGGCGCTGTCGCTGGCGCAGGTGGCGCTGCACTGCGGCGACCGCGTGGGGCTGATGGCCTACGGGCGGCGCATCCAGCAGAACGTGAACGCGGGGCGCGGGCCGCGGCAGGTGCGCGCGATCGTGGAGGCGCTGGCGCAGGTGCGCGGGGAGGCCGGGGAAGCGGACCACGGACGCGCGGCGCACGCGCTGCTCAGCGCGCAGAAGCGGCGCAGCCTGATCGTGTGGATCACCGATTTCGCGGAGACGGCCACGCTGCCGGAGGTCATCGAATACGCCATGCAGATGACGCCGCGGCACCTGGTGGTCTTTGCGGCCATGGGCCAGCCGGACCTGACGGCGCTGGCGGAGAAGACGCCGGAGAACGAAGAAGAGATGTTCCAGCACGTGGCGGCGCTGGAGATCAGCCAGCGGCGGGAGTTGCTGCTGCGGGGGCTGCGGCAGCGGGGCGTGCTGGCGCTGGAGTTGATGCCGGGGCTGCTGGCCAGCGCGCTGGTGAATCAGTATCTGGACATCAAGGATCGCAGCCTGCTGTAG
- a CDS encoding putative DNA binding domain-containing protein — MIEQLKIEEAEANRILALEEGHYLDLKRAEIMPAKLAQAVSAFANTAGGELFIGIEESDRSGAKPRRWRGFADIEEANPHIQVIEAMSPLGTHYRASFLSAPGQTGHVLHLIIFKTKDILYASDGVAYVRRGAQKQAVKGEEALHRLRLDKGIISFEDETLALDPAAITNSAAVIQFMLNVVPTAEPDTWLAKQNLIVGGKPTVAGLLLFADEPQATLPKRSAIKLYRYKTKDAEGKRESLAFDPITIEGPLDQQIRKAVVRTKKLVEEIRRLGPHGLDSVTYPHETLHEIITNAVLHRDYSIAVDVHVRIYDDRIEVESPGRLPGHVTRENILDEQSARNPKIVRLINKFPDPPNKDVGEGLNTAFEAMKQLRLKEPVIEETEHSVTVYIRHTPLASPHDTVLAYLENNDEITNMIARDLTGIRSENSMKSVFLSLKKRGMIEPVPGKTSGGKAAWRKARPKKRKST; from the coding sequence ATGATCGAACAATTGAAGATCGAAGAGGCCGAGGCTAACCGTATCCTCGCGTTAGAAGAGGGTCATTACTTAGACTTGAAGCGCGCCGAGATTATGCCAGCCAAGCTCGCACAGGCCGTTTCCGCTTTTGCGAACACTGCTGGCGGCGAGCTTTTCATTGGTATAGAGGAAAGTGACCGCAGTGGCGCGAAGCCTCGTCGCTGGCGCGGATTTGCGGACATCGAGGAAGCGAATCCGCATATTCAGGTGATTGAAGCAATGTCGCCATTGGGAACACATTATCGGGCGAGCTTTCTTAGTGCTCCGGGCCAAACCGGCCATGTCCTGCATCTCATCATTTTTAAGACGAAAGATATTTTGTACGCGAGCGATGGAGTCGCCTACGTGCGTCGCGGTGCGCAGAAGCAAGCAGTCAAAGGTGAAGAGGCGCTCCATAGACTCCGGTTGGATAAGGGAATCATCTCTTTTGAAGATGAGACTCTCGCCCTAGACCCGGCGGCAATCACCAATTCCGCTGCCGTCATCCAATTTATGTTGAATGTCGTTCCGACTGCCGAACCAGACACTTGGCTCGCAAAGCAAAATCTCATTGTCGGCGGCAAGCCAACAGTCGCTGGCCTCCTGCTTTTTGCGGATGAACCGCAAGCGACACTCCCGAAGCGATCCGCGATTAAACTTTATCGCTATAAGACAAAAGATGCTGAGGGTAAGCGCGAATCGTTGGCGTTCGACCCCATCACAATTGAAGGGCCTTTGGATCAACAAATCCGGAAAGCCGTCGTCCGCACCAAGAAACTGGTCGAGGAAATTAGGCGGCTAGGCCCGCACGGTCTGGACTCCGTTACTTACCCGCACGAGACATTGCACGAGATTATAACAAATGCGGTTCTTCATAGAGACTACAGCATCGCGGTTGATGTCCATGTCCGTATCTATGACGATCGTATCGAAGTTGAGAGCCCTGGTCGGTTACCCGGTCACGTAACCAGAGAAAATATTCTGGACGAGCAGTCCGCCCGTAATCCGAAGATCGTTCGGCTAATAAATAAATTTCCCGACCCTCCCAACAAAGACGTTGGAGAGGGATTGAACACGGCATTCGAGGCAATGAAACAATTGCGGCTGAAGGAACCGGTGATCGAGGAAACCGAGCATTCCGTGACGGTATACATCCGGCACACCCCTTTGGCATCGCCTCACGATACCGTCCTAGCCTACCTAGAAAATAATGATGAAATTACGAACATGATTGCCCGAGACCTGACCGGAATCCGGTCCGAAAACTCCATGAAAAGCGTATTTCTGTCTCTCAAGAAACGTGGAATGATTGAACCGGTTCCCGGGAAAACAAGTGGTGGCAAAGCGGCCTGGAGAAAGGCTAGGCCGAAGAAGCGAAAATCAACATAA
- a CDS encoding protein kinase produces the protein MPESTTPITPLIEPPAKSVIPPTPGEVITSTLTNCSYIIGEKIGEGSFGVVYGCVDDWNNDLAAKILKPKRSYEEVKASGIAEMQKLFLLRHPHITYFFDAFEYRDTFYIITERCRYSLADFFTMDWFEGHLWISPLARCLLQAVHFIHLNGLVHQDIHAGNVFALSARNEMDPGDHGATQFRLGDLGVAKLLSEIDPANTRAPWMLPPEVIDQSEFGALDHRIDIYHCGLLFLQLAHSKELRFTTEEIKAGKPRQMALQLPAPLNFALEKALRRHVSKRTESAKELWRDLNSPTQPAQGEAEQPQAPTASEAPPPAADQG, from the coding sequence ATGCCTGAATCAACCACGCCAATAACACCACTCATCGAGCCACCGGCCAAATCCGTCATTCCACCGACCCCCGGAGAGGTCATCACGAGCACTCTAACCAACTGCAGCTACATCATCGGCGAGAAGATTGGCGAGGGCTCCTTTGGCGTGGTCTACGGCTGCGTGGACGATTGGAACAACGACTTAGCAGCCAAGATCTTGAAACCCAAACGATCGTACGAAGAAGTGAAGGCATCAGGTATCGCAGAAATGCAAAAACTCTTCCTACTTCGCCACCCCCACATCACCTACTTTTTTGATGCGTTCGAGTACCGCGACACCTTTTATATCATCACGGAACGATGCCGATACTCACTCGCCGATTTCTTCACAATGGATTGGTTCGAGGGTCATCTCTGGATAAGCCCACTTGCCCGCTGTCTTCTGCAGGCTGTGCATTTCATCCACCTTAACGGGCTTGTCCACCAGGACATACATGCGGGCAATGTGTTCGCGCTCTCCGCAAGAAACGAAATGGACCCGGGTGACCATGGTGCAACCCAATTCAGATTAGGAGATCTAGGAGTCGCCAAACTCCTAAGTGAGATAGACCCCGCAAATACAAGAGCCCCGTGGATGCTTCCACCAGAGGTCATCGACCAATCCGAGTTCGGCGCACTCGACCACCGCATTGACATTTACCACTGCGGCCTACTCTTTCTTCAACTCGCACACTCCAAGGAGTTGCGATTCACCACCGAAGAGATCAAAGCCGGAAAACCTCGGCAGATGGCTCTGCAGCTACCAGCCCCCCTTAACTTTGCATTGGAGAAGGCCTTAAGGCGGCATGTATCGAAGCGCACCGAAAGCGCCAAGGAACTCTGGCGAGACCTGAATTCCCCAACGCAGCCTGCGCAAGGCGAAGCAGAACAGCCACAAGCCCCAACCGCTTCAGAAGCCCCGCCTCCTGCGGCAGACCAGGGCTAA
- a CDS encoding GIY-YIG nuclease family protein: MERTFHVYIMASKSGALYLGVTSNLARRVNQHKNKLISGFTQKYNVTKLVWFEPHATIRAAISREKEIKAWRRAKKIALIESLNPHWKDLSLGL; encoded by the coding sequence ATGGAGCGCACCTTCCACGTCTACATCATGGCCAGCAAATCAGGAGCCCTCTACCTCGGTGTGACCAGTAACCTCGCCAGGCGCGTCAACCAGCACAAAAACAAACTCATCTCCGGCTTCACGCAAAAGTACAACGTCACCAAGCTCGTCTGGTTCGAACCCCACGCCACCATTCGCGCGGCAATCTCCCGCGAAAAGGAAATCAAAGCCTGGCGCCGCGCCAAAAAGATCGCCCTGATCGAATCCCTCAATCCACACTGGAAAGATCTCAGCCTCGGCCTCTAA
- a CDS encoding stage II sporulation protein M, with translation MISTRWLEKRKPYWSRLEQLVDRSGRRGTGSLNHHELQELGLLYRQTASDLAAVREDVTSRQLAFYLNQLLGRAHNLIYMGHRQKLSGLLRFYTETYPRIFRETLPQTLLAFALFAVAAIAACAVTLRDPAFAHRLLGAQMMETIERREMWTHSIVSVKPLAASGIMTNNLTVTFTTFALGITAGLGTIWMLLFNGILIGVIGAATWRAGMAGQLWSFVAPHGVLELPAIFIAGGAGLEIARGLLFPGLLPRRDSLAQAGGRAAQLLLGTIPMLIVAGVIEGFLSPSNLAPKLKFLFAAVLFSLLLAYLHRARRPQRDTA, from the coding sequence ATGATCTCCACACGCTGGCTGGAAAAACGCAAGCCGTACTGGTCGCGCCTCGAACAGCTCGTGGATCGCTCGGGCCGGCGCGGCACCGGCTCGCTCAATCATCACGAGCTGCAGGAGCTCGGCCTATTATATCGCCAGACGGCCTCCGATCTCGCCGCCGTCCGCGAAGACGTCACCAGCCGCCAGCTCGCCTTCTATCTCAACCAGCTCCTCGGCCGCGCCCATAATCTCATCTACATGGGCCACCGCCAGAAGCTCAGCGGCTTGCTCCGCTTCTACACCGAAACCTATCCGCGCATTTTCCGCGAGACCCTCCCGCAAACCCTGCTCGCTTTCGCCCTCTTCGCCGTCGCGGCTATCGCCGCCTGCGCCGTCACCCTGCGCGATCCCGCCTTTGCCCACCGCCTGCTCGGCGCGCAGATGATGGAAACCATCGAACGCCGCGAGATGTGGACCCACTCCATCGTCTCCGTGAAACCCCTCGCCGCCTCCGGCATCATGACCAACAATCTCACCGTGACCTTCACCACTTTCGCCCTGGGCATTACCGCGGGTCTCGGCACCATCTGGATGCTGCTCTTCAACGGCATCTTGATCGGTGTCATCGGCGCGGCCACCTGGCGCGCGGGCATGGCCGGCCAGCTCTGGAGCTTCGTCGCCCCCCACGGCGTCCTCGAGCTCCCCGCCATTTTCATCGCTGGCGGCGCCGGCCTCGAGATCGCCCGCGGCCTGCTCTTCCCCGGCCTGCTGCCGCGCCGCGACTCGCTCGCCCAAGCCGGCGGCCGCGCCGCCCAGCTCCTCCTCGGCACCATCCCCATGCTCATCGTCGCCGGCGTCATCGAAGGCTTCCTCTCCCCCTCCAACCTCGCCCCCAAACTGAAATTCCTCTTCGCCGCCGTCCTCTTCTCTCTCCTGCTCGCCTACCTCCACCGCGCCCGCCGCCCGCAACGCGACACCGCCTAG
- a CDS encoding RDD family protein, which translates to MMNAPAPNPLPGALADKLTIDTPEQTALEFAIAGIGSRFLALAVDTLIQIVTGLTVMIGSGLLLSSVPLPFVKGSVWYVALLILFFFLLYFGYFAFFEAIWNGQTPGKRYVGIRVIKDSGRPLTPAESVARNLLRIVDQMPGFYAVGMASVVLSRQNKRLGDFVAGTIVVHEKALEELRPLWQAPQAAGAVRYGAAALSTEEFALVESFLNRREALAPDVRHRLAMQIAGQIKPKLTLPDERLISNEKLLEAVAYERRSAARYG; encoded by the coding sequence ATGATGAATGCACCGGCTCCCAACCCGCTCCCCGGCGCCCTGGCCGACAAGCTTACCATTGACACGCCGGAACAGACCGCGCTGGAATTTGCCATTGCCGGAATCGGCAGCCGCTTTCTCGCGCTGGCCGTGGATACCCTGATACAGATCGTGACCGGGCTGACAGTGATGATCGGCAGCGGGCTGCTGTTGAGCAGTGTTCCTCTCCCATTCGTGAAAGGCTCGGTCTGGTACGTGGCGCTGCTCATCCTGTTTTTCTTTCTGCTGTATTTCGGCTATTTCGCTTTTTTCGAGGCCATCTGGAACGGGCAGACGCCGGGGAAACGCTATGTCGGGATTCGCGTGATCAAGGATTCGGGGCGCCCACTGACGCCTGCGGAGTCCGTGGCGCGCAATCTGCTGCGCATCGTGGACCAGATGCCGGGCTTCTATGCCGTGGGGATGGCCAGCGTGGTGCTCAGCCGGCAGAACAAGCGGCTGGGTGATTTTGTCGCGGGCACGATCGTGGTCCATGAGAAAGCGCTCGAGGAACTGCGGCCGCTGTGGCAGGCGCCGCAGGCGGCCGGGGCCGTGCGCTACGGCGCCGCGGCTCTGAGCACGGAGGAGTTCGCGCTGGTCGAGAGCTTTCTCAACCGGCGCGAGGCGCTGGCGCCCGACGTGCGCCATCGCCTGGCGATGCAGATCGCCGGGCAGATCAAGCCGAAACTCACGCTGCCGGACGAGAGGCTGATTTCCAACGAGAAACTGCTGGAAGCGGTGGCCTACGAGCGGCGCTCCGCGGCGCGCTACGGGTAG